A single Plasmodium knowlesi strain H genome assembly, chromosome: 13 DNA region contains:
- a CDS encoding ribosome maturation protein SBDS, putative, with the protein MGALFQPINQVKFTNVAIVKYKHKGKKFEIACYKNKIIDWRNGIELNIDDVLQSHLIFTNVSKGEIAKKSELNSCFHSDDNYEICKTILEKGTLQISNKERSIIKDKIYKDMIEILHEMSVNPQTGYPLSTNMIESMVKNIGYSINIDDSAKKQALKVFDMLSKEYDDVIQRAFMRIQIICDDYIKEDVIKFLNSNNVIIEEEKITNNLKREDNVDAESRHMHDEVVHLPKNEVGGNGTCGIITERKENDTVSDSGKEEFEEKAKIMSDSLDADSAGNNVRVKVVDEEEEKYSHKNLGDNNANNREDRNNDACSTHQSSDNKDTPIEDTPPPKSNKGRNEDDAEDETSYVISQNNINAQEKSESISKKEIKDLLHSTTHEDERKNKTGEFCPQKDEKAEVDPLTDDIKVKTKQKKNKHEKERKEKNTEMHKIVFLCYPCVYRCVDAFTKKYKKSCSSKILNNNVKIATSNKKKNNNAENSVTATKVDANDAMGKTSKDKDDHQTGGDNLNGGTCSKGNRRRGKAKGNSRREEEVNQKATNTENAGEMCSTEPSQTNKCTSRNDKDKVIQDRGNYNSCNSSKNEDTPNAIQQKSKEQPSDKPKSESVIMCTSCLTKIEKSNYKLHCRSDFHVYNVKRKYKNLPPITLEEYVEIDFDVAHFHVDM; encoded by the exons ATGGGGGCACTCTTTCAGCCGATAAACCAAGTGAAGTTCACAAATGTTGCAATAGTGAAGTATAAGCACAAGGGAAAGAAGTTCGAAATTGCTTGTTACAAGAACAAGATAATCGACTGGAGGAATG GAATCGAGCTCAACATAGACGACGTGCTCCAGTCACACTTAATTTTTACCAACGTGTCGAAGGGAGAAATAGCCAAAAAGTCAGAACTGAATTCTTGCTTCCACTCGGACGACAATTatgaaatatgcaaaacgATTTTAgagaaag GCACCCTACAAATAAGCAACAAAGAGAGATCAATtataaaggataaaatttaCAAAGACATGATCGAAATTCTGCACGAAATGAGTGTGAACCCCCAAACGGGTTATCCCCTCTCAACCAATATGATAGAAA GCATGGTCAAAAATATTGGCTACAGCATAAACATAGACGACAGCGCAAAGAAGCAGGCGCTAAAAGTCTTTGACATGTTAAGTAAGGAATATGATGATGTCATTCAAAGGGCATTCATGCGAATCCAAATAATTTGTGATGACTATATAAAAGAGGACGTAATAAAATTTCTTAATAGCAATAATGTTAttatagaagaagaaaaaataaccaaCAACCTTAAAAGAGAGGATAATGTAGATGCTGAAAGTAGGCACATGCATGATGAAGTGGTCCATCTACCGAAAAATGAGGTAGGAGGAAATGGCACGTGTGGAATTATCACagagagaaaggaaaacgaCACAGTCAGCGATTccgggaaggaagaatttgaagaaaaggcGAAAATAATGAGCGATTCACTCGATGCGGATAGTGCGGGCAACAACGTCAGGGTGAAAGTTGTAGacgaagaggaggagaagtaTAGCCACAAAAACCTTGGCGACAATAATGCAAACAATAGAGAAGACCGTAACAACGATGCATGTAGCACCCACCAGAGTAGCGATAACAAAGATACCCCTATAGAGGacactcccccccctaagtcgAATAAAGGGAGAAACGAGGATGACGCGGAAGATGAGACCAGTTACGTAATTAGCCAAAATAACATAAATGCacaggaaaaaagtgaaagtatttcgaaaaaggaaataaaagatTTGTTACACAGCACCACCCACGaggatgaaagaaaaaataaaacaggtGAATTTTGCCCACAGAAAGATGAAAAGGCAGAAGTAGATCCTCTTACAGATGATATTAAAGTAAaaacgaaacaaaaaaagaataaacacgaaaaagaaaggaaggaaaaaaatacggAAATGCATAAAATTGTATTTTTATGCTACCCATGTGTATATAGATGTGTGGATGCTTttaccaaaaaatataagaaaagCTGTTCCAGCAAAATTCTAAATAATAACGTTAAGATAGCCACCTcgaataagaagaagaacaacaatgcGGAAAATTCAGTGACTGCTACGAAGGTGGATGCGAATGACGCAATGGGGAAGACATCTAAAGACAAGGATGACCATCAAACGGGGGGTGATAACCTAAACGGTGGTACATGCAGCAAAGGCAATcgtagaagaggaaaagcaaAAGGCAACAGTCGCCgagaggaagaagtgaatCAGAAAGCTACAAATACGGAGAATGCGGGGGAAATGTGCAGTACCGAACCCAGCCAAACCAACAAGTGCACTAGCAGGAACGATAAGGACAAAGTTATCCAGGACAGAGGAAACTACAACAGCTGCAATAGCAGCAAAAACGAAGACACTCCAAATGCCATACAACAGAAAAGCAAGGAACAGCCAAGTGACAAGCCCAAAAGCGAAAGCGTAATCATGTGCACAAGTTGCTTGacgaaaattgaaaaaagcaACTACAAGCTACACTGCAGAAGTGATTTTCATGTCTATAATGTCAAGAGAAAGTATAAAAATCTCCCCCCCATTACTCTGGAGGAATACGTCGAAATAGACTTTGACGTGGCGCATTTTCATGTTGATATGTGA
- a CDS encoding ankyrin-repeat protein, putative: MFNYESILINEDAVSEMTIEDVKKLKPYWNVQIANFKESPNEPVFTLLQMAILLNKKTIVGYLLARRGLDINALSRNNQTALMIACEKKVPLDWIEAILKKGGDLGINIKDDFDETALDKCVYNSKAYQLLLKYGAIENKNTMRMKDDMAKQSKYGESLWLNVCGCGTRYYK, translated from the exons ATGTTTAACTATGAAAGTATACTCATTAACGAAGATGCTGTATCAG AAATGACCATAGAAGATGTAAAGAAGCTGAAACCGTACTGGAATGTGCAAATAGCTAATTTTAAGGAAAG CCCGAACGAACCTGTTTTCACCTTATTGCAAATGGCAATCCTTCTGAACAAGAAAACCATCGTTGGGTACTTGCTAGCTAGGCGGGGGTTGGATATTAATGCCCTCAGTAGGAACAACCAGACCGCTCTGATGATTGCTTGCGAGAAGAAG GTGCCACTGGATTGGATTGAAGCGATATTAAAAAAGGGTGGAGATCTgggaataaatataaaagacGATTTTGACGAAACTGCCCTAGACAAATGTGTCTATAACTCGAAAG CCTATCAATTACTTCTGAAGTATGGAGCCATCGAAAAT AAGAATACCATGAGAATGAAAGACGATATG GCTAAGCAGTCAAAGTACGGTGAAAGCTTATGGCTCAATGTGTGTGGATGTGGAACAAGATATTACAAATAA
- a CDS encoding eukaryotic translation initiation factor 2 subunit gamma, putative produces the protein MNINEKDKLAEQNLETLDVTKLTPLSEDVISRQATINLGTIGHVAHGKSTLVHAISGVHTVRFKHEKERNITIKLGYANAKIYKCTNPDCLPPECYKSYESSKEDDPMCPRENCNHKMKLLRHVSFVDCPGHDILMATMLNGAAVMDAALLLVAGNESCPQPQTSEHLAAVEIMRLKHILILQNKVELIKEEQALKQQEEIRNFVSGTAADSAPIIPISAVLKYNIDVVCEYIVTQISIPKRDFISSPHMIVIRSFDVNKPGEDIETLQGGVAGGSILHGVLKVGDKIEIRPGIISKDEKGEITCRPIISQILSMFAENNNLKYAVPGGLIGVGTRIDPILTRADRLVGQVIGHLNKLPDCFAEIEISYYLLRRLLGVKSQDGEKNTKVAKLKNGEFLMINIGSTSIGCRVTGIKSELAKLELTGPVCTKIGDKIALSRRVDKHWRLIGWGQINKGKPLELQEPI, from the coding sequence ATGAATATTAATGAGAAGGATAAATTGGCCGAGCAGAACTTAGAAACGCTAGACGTAACCAAACTAACCCCCCTGAGCGAAGATGTTATAAGCAGGCAAGCCACGATCAACCTTGGTACGATAGGGCATGTGGCCCATGGAAAGTCAACACTTGTTCATGCCATATCGGGGGTGCACACAGTCAGATTCAAACacgagaaggaaagaaatattaCCATAAAATTGGGATATGcgaatgcaaaaatatataaatgtactaACCCAGATTGTTTACCCCCAGAATGTTACAAATCATACGAAAGTAGCAAGGAAGATGATCCAATGTGTCCTCGTGAAAATTGTAAtcataaaatgaaattactAAGGCATGTCTCCTTTGTTGATTGTCCAGGACATGATATTTTAATGGCAACCATGTTAAACGGCGCCGCAGTTATGGATGCAGCTCTATTACTGGTTGCAGGGAATGAGTCTTGTCCACAACCACAGACATCTGAACATTTAGCTGCTGTCGAAATTATGAGGTTAAagcatattttaattttacaaaataaggTAGAATTAATTAAGGAAGAACAAGCCTTAAAACAGCAGGAAGAAATTAGGAACTTCGTTTCTGGCACGGCTGCTGATAGTGCCCCGATCATCCCTATCAGTGCAGTTTTAAAGTACAACATCGATGTAGTATGTGAGTACATAGTTACACAAATAAGTATACCAAAGAGGGATTTCATATCATCCCCACATATGATTGTTATTCGATCATTCGATGTTAACAAACCCGGAGAAGATATTGAAACATTACAAGGCGGTGTTGCAGGAGGAAGTATTCTACATGGTGTGTTAAAAGTAGGAGATAAAATCGAAATTAGACCCGGTATTATTTCCAAAGacgaaaagggagaaattaCCTGCAGACCTATCATATCGCAAATATTGTCCATGTTTgctgaaaataataatttgaaaTATGCTGTCCCTGGTGGATTAATTGGAGTTGGGACACGAATTGATCCTATTTTAACCAGAGCTGATCGATTAGTCGGTCAGGTTATTGGccatttaaataaattaccAGATTGTTTTGCAGAGATCGAAATTTCCTACTATTTGCTCAGAAGACTATTAGGGGTGAAATCTCaggatggagaaaaaaatacaaaggtggcaaaattaaaaaatggagaattcTTAATGATTAATATTGGGTCCACCTCCATCGGGTGCAGAGTTACAGGTATTAAATCTGAACTAGCCAAGTTAGAGTTAACTGGTCCCGTATGTACAAAAATTGGGGACAAAATAGCCCTAAGTAGGAGAGTCGACAAGCACTGGCGTTTAATTGGATGGGGACAGATCAACAAGGGAAAACCCCTCGAGCTCCAGGAGCCAATTTAA
- a CDS encoding rhoptry-associated protein 1 translates to MSQDNQQAKSTKAKSNSGGSDSGSSEGKSGGSVKSGSKSPKSVYSDYSAYDSGMSSNMGSREFVREMYEFADSHPMDKLTKEIDTLKNEYIKVKDEEEKALEEEHKEIQNKRKEERLKMLAESDVDEKKSNDEVDFLKEDHTDTKIRGGFTEFLSNLNPFKKPIQPMKKEILLDTYLPGMLIQKERIMKDLGITHKYEPYPQTILHTCPNSVFFFDSIERLRQELDRNNEKESITNRILDHNNECLKNFGLFDFELPDNKTKFGNVIGSIGEYHVRLYELENDLIKYQPDLDYITLADDYKLAQNDMNTLENINFCLLNPKTLENFLKKKEIMQLMGEDPVAYDEKFTKYMEESINCHLESLIYDDLDSSQDIKIVLKNVKSKLYLLQNGLSYKSKKLINKRFNEIQKEPDALFEKLTWIFENMYNIKRNYTFFAFKTVCDRFVSRYHILSAYQTMTTYIMEYTRLYGSCFKNIIIYNAVMSGIHEQMKNLFKLMPRTPMLSSMHFESILPKENKKIKRTDYVQNEYDPSIKAFALNQLERLPMVSVINSFFEAKKKELSKKIAQMKLDLFSLTNEDLKIPKDNGPNSKLTAKLISIYKSEIKKYFKEMRDDYIYLIKTRYKSHYKKNYLLYKRLE, encoded by the coding sequence ATGTCCCAAGATAACCAACAGGCAAAATCGACTAAGGCTAAATCAAACTCCGGAGGATCGGATTCTGGCTCATCGGAAGGGAAGTCTGGTGGCTCAGTAAAGTCGGGAAGCAAATCTCCAAAGAGCGTATATTCAGACTATTCGGCCTACGACAGTGGAATGTCATCCAATATGGGGAGCAGAGAGTTCGTAAGGGAAATGTATGAATTTGCAGATAGTCACCCTATGGATAAGTTGACTAAAGAAATTGACACATTGAAAAATGAGTACATAAAAGtgaaggatgaagaagaaaaagctcTGGAAGAGGAACATAAGGAAATTCAaaataagagaaaagaagaacgaTTAAAGATGCTGGCAGAAAGCGATGTGGATGAAAAGAAGTCTAATGATGAAGTGgattttttaaaggaggatCATACAGATACCAAAATTAGAGGTGGATTTACAGAATTCCTGAGTAATTTGAACCCATTTAAAAAACCAATCCAACccatgaaaaaggaaatattattGGATACCTATCTTCCCGGAATGTTGATACAGAAAGAAAGAATCATGAAGGATTTAGGCATAACTCATAAATATGAACCATACCCACAGACCATACTTCACACCTGTCCAAACAGTGTCTTCTTCTTTGACAGTATTGAACGCTTACGACAGGAATTAGATAGaaataatgaaaaggaatCTATTACTAACAGGATCTTAGACCATAATAATGAATGCCTTAAAAATTTCGGATTATTCGATTTCGAACTACCAGacaataaaacaaaatttggAAATGTCATTGGTTCTATTGGTGAGTATCATGTCAGGTTGTACGAACTTGAGAATGATTTGATAAAATATCAACCTGATTTAGATTATATTACACTCGCTGATGATTACAAGTTGGCACAAAATGATATGAACACTTTAGAAAATATCAATTTCTGCCTATTAAATCCAAAAACcttggaaaattttctcaaaaaaaaagaaatcatgCAGCTTATGGGAGAAGACCCTGTTGCATATGATgagaaatttacaaaatatatggaaGAATCTATTAATTGTCACCTGGAATCTTTAATTTATGATGATTTGGATTCATCACAAGATATAAAAATTGTGTTGAAAAATGTCAAGTCTAAATTATATTTGCTTCAAAATGGCTTATCTTacaaaagcaaaaaattaattaacaAAAGATTTAATGAAATCCAGAAAGAACCAGATGCCCTTTTCGAAAAACTCACATggatttttgaaaatatgtaCAACATTAAAAGAAACTACACcttttttgcattcaaaactgTTTGTGATAGATTTGTTTCCCGATATCATATCCTATCCGCCTACCAAACAATGACTACCTATATTATGGAATATACTCGACTTTACGGGTCGTGCTTTAAAAACATAATAATTTACAATGCAGTAATGTCGGGCATACACGAACAGATGaagaatttatttaaattaatGCCAAGAACTCCCATGCTTTCCAGTATGCACTTCGAGTCCATACTACcaaaagagaataaaaaaatcaaacgaACGGATTATGTTCAGAATGAGTACGATCCTAGTATCAAAGCTTTTGCTCTTAACCAACTGGAAAGACTACCTATGGTTAGTGTCATTAACAGTTTCTTCGaggcaaagaaaaaagaactatCAAAAAAGATTGCTCAAATGAAGTTAGATTTATTTTCACTCACAAATGAAGACCTCAAAATACCAAAGGACAATGGGCCCAATTCCAAGTTGACTGCCAAACTTATCAGTATATACAAGtcggaaattaaaaagtactTCAAGGAAATGCGTGATGATTATATTTACCTCATAAAGACACGCTACAAGAGTCACTACAAAAAGAACTATTTGCTCTACAAGAGATTGGAGTAG